In one Euleptes europaea isolate rEulEur1 chromosome 12, rEulEur1.hap1, whole genome shotgun sequence genomic region, the following are encoded:
- the MTIF3 gene encoding translation initiation factor IF-3, mitochondrial yields the protein MTALCLKKLMGQALRTDANFLTRCFATLGAQPMRTTMISHTWVDLEQSKRGFLSVLTKTFCTYKDAEEKVKGKKNANARKTIDTVGRKIPHRIIRLIDENGEDQGQVHRADVIRIMDEKELKLVVLKESADPPVYRLMSGQQIHEERLKLRDKQKASTKKAGPVQQKELTFTTAIAQHDLDVKVKQIQQWIEKKHHVRVTVQEKKIADGPEKMLKLFERILETMSDKATYLSPPRVLNENRSMCVYRHMSEKELHEYKRMEKEKSTQKDNEKEPTESCLQEQ from the exons ATGACTGCTTTGTGCCTAAAGAAACTAATGGGTCAGGCCCTAAGGACTGATGCTAATTTTCTCACTAGATGTTTTGCCACTTTGGGGGCACAACCAATGCGCACCACAATGATCTCTCACACCTGGGTCGATCTGGAGCAGTCTAAAAGAGGATTTCTCTCTGTCCTTACAAAAACGTTCTGTACATACAAAGATGCTGAGGAAAAggtgaaaggaaagaaaaacgCCAATGCCAGAAAAACCATTGACACTGTTGGGAGGAAAATCCCTCATCGAATTATTCGCCTGATTGATGAAAATGGAGAGGATCAGGGACAAGTACACAGAGCGGATGTGATTCGTATTATGGATGAAAAGGAGTTGAAGCTTGTTGTGCTGAAGGAGTCAGCAGACCCTCCCGTGTACAGACTAATGAGCGGTCAGCAGATTCACGAAGAGCGCCTCAAACTTAGAGACAAACAGAAAGCTAGCACCAAAAAGG CTG GACCTGTTCAGCAGAAGGAACTGACTTTTACCACAGCTATTGCACAGCACGATTTAGATGTGAAGGTGAAACAAATTCAGCAGTGGATTGAAAAGAAGCATCATGTCAGGGTTACGGTGCAGGAAAAGAAAATCGCTGATGGACCAGAAAAGATG CTAAAGCTCTTCGAGCGGATTTTGGAGACCATGTCAGACAAAGCTACTTACCTCTCCCCGCCTCGTGTTCTTAACGAAAATAGAAGTATGTGTGTATACAGACATATGTCGGAGAAAGAACTCCATGAGTATAAACgtatggaaaaagaaaaaagtacacAGAAGGACAATGAAAAGGAACCTACTGAGTCGTGTCTTCAAGAacaatga